A genomic segment from [Flavobacterium] thermophilum encodes:
- a CDS encoding phage tail tape measure protein, TP901 family, core region gives MNELNKALTEIAIVTGQTQQEVAKLGEEYNKLAYQMGVTTNEVARASVEFLRQGLSQEETMKRVQVATEYAKISSLDFNKAAEILTATTNSMNVDIERAADVFSALGDATATGADEIGIAFQRVGGSASALNLEFEKVASWIAVLSSRTREGAATVGK, from the coding sequence GTGAATGAATTGAACAAGGCTCTCACAGAAATAGCAATTGTTACGGGACAAACACAACAAGAAGTTGCAAAATTGGGTGAAGAATATAATAAACTTGCTTATCAAATGGGAGTCACTACTAACGAAGTAGCTCGTGCAAGTGTCGAATTCTTGCGTCAAGGTCTATCTCAAGAAGAAACAATGAAACGTGTTCAAGTTGCTACAGAATATGCAAAAATTTCATCATTAGATTTTAATAAAGCAGCAGAAATTTTAACAGCTACAACAAATTCAATGAATGTAGATATTGAACGTGCAGCAGACGTGTTTTCAGCATTGGGAGATGCGACAGCAACTGGTGCAGATGAGATTGGGATAGCTTTTCAGCGCGTTGGCGGATCGGCATCAGCTCTGAATTTGGAATTCGAAAAGGTGGCTAGCTGGATTGCAGTACTATCGTCAAGAACTCGTGAGGGTGCTGCTACTGTCGGTAAATGA